aagcgCAGTAATCATTCTGCCCTCACAATCCCCCTTCCTTCTGTATCCTCACATTGTAAGCAGCTATGGGGCATGGTTTTGGGGGGACTGTGAAGCCCTGCTTTCTTCTAATCCTTCTTGTCTTGGCCCTTACTAACTCTGGAAGAAGACTGCTAACAGCACCGGTTGCCAGCCGGGGCGGCCGGCAAAGCATCCGTTGCAAGTTCTCCAGCTAAGTCCCACAGTGATGTCCAGGGGTTCACCCAGCACAACTGCCAGTCACAGTCCCCAGTGCTGAGAAATGATGGGATTGCAGTAGGCCAGCAACTGAGGAGCAAGGAGCCAGAGAacaaaatggaggaagaaaagcaaagggaaacaaATGCATAAAAGAACCgtacagaaaacaaaagagaaatcagAGCCACTTAATATGGTTTAACTCATTTGTGGCTGGCATCTCTAAATACCAGGAGAGCTAGTTAAAGCACCAGAAAGGTAGCATACTTGTCCTAAGACCTGTATGCACATACAGGCATTATACAGGCAGTATGGAGAATTCAAATACAGGGGTTTAAGTCTATGTACtactgtgtgtatgtgcatgttaCATGGTACCAACAGCTTTGCGAGTAGAAAATCATGAGTCAGGCCTTGCATTATAACACAGTAGGCTTAAAAACCCTAAGGTTTTgagctttaaacaaaaaaaaaacaggactgtGAGCACTTTTTTGCTAAAATCACAAAAGTGTCAGAAAAAGGTGAGGATGAACAGAAGTGGTTGCTGAAGTTTGTCTGTCTGCCACCCACTAGTACCTGTGCCGGTGCGTTCTCTGCTGCTGCGGAGGGTACTGCTTTATCTGAAGAAAACTGCAAAGGCAGATTTGCCCTAACTGCCCTGACTGATGGCTTTCTCTGATGGACATGAACAGCAAATGATAAATTTGGAACAAATTTCAGCAAAAGGCTGATGAGATGCTGCCTGAGTGCCCAATACAGAATGTAAGGAACAGCCTTATGGAGAAGActgggcagaaggaagaaagggtATATAagggttttgactttttttcacCGAATCAAGAAGGAAACAATATATGGGTCTTCCTTCTCTTTGGCTACAGTCCCTCAGCGAGAGCAGGGGGATTGGTTGCTGTGGCTCATTaacccaggctgctgctgtttcatggAGATCAATGTATCATTTAATAGGGAGAGGCTTTTCAGTTCTGCGAGATTTTATCTGCTGATGGCTACCATGATATTTATAGACACATCCATCAGCGTAACAGCAGGAAGCAATTCTCTAGGGGTCCAATTGGGTGGATTTCCCCCATTTAAACTCCATTATGGATGCAGCTTTCACTATAGGATTAACCACTTAACTCACTGAATCCCGAACATCATCAGCTATTGTTCACAAGAACTGATGATCTCCATGGCTTAGTTGTGGGATGGTTGACTTGTTTTCAGCCTCAATTATCTTTTCAAAGAATAAGGTCCTTTGTTAACCTCTGACTTACTGAGCAATGTGTAGGCAGCCTATTAAGTACTTCACAGTCCTCTTTTAACCCTATGATTCAGGCAGCTCTAGAGATTTAGTCCCATGATTGTCCTATTTTTGACCAGTCTGAATCTTCAACTGTCACATGAATAACAAGACCGAGACCCAGCTTTGATCGCAGCAAGCTTAGGAAGATAAACAACAATGGCTTGGAAGATCAAGGCAGAAACTATGTGCATATTATGCAAAGTGTTTTAATGCTCTCAGCCTAACTTTTGGTAATGATTTACAGAGGATGCTTCCCTGCTAAGACTATTTTGAGAGTCATCTCCTTTGGGGATTTAGCATGCACTGATTCTATCTCCTAAAATTATCCAAGTATCTTTCTAGTATTGAATTTCTTCTGGTGAACACACCTTTTGGCATGAGACAATCTTGCAAGGCGAGCTCAGAATAGACCTATTGTTCCAGCAGCTCACAGTGCATAGGGAATGTTAACTGCTGCTTAATTTGACACAGAAAGATGGATGCTGAGTCCTGGCATGGACAAGTGTTCTTGAATACAAATAACAAATTCGAGCTATTTAAGGTTTTGTTTCCAATTGCCAGAGATACCATCAGTCATGTCTGTCCATCCACTCTCCCTTTCAAACTTACTGTGACATCCTCATCCCCCTATTTCTCTTAACCTTCCCTCGTGTTTACAGTGACCTCCACCCTGATGACTTGGTTGTGTTCCTGGTGCCAGCCTGACACATCAGCATGCAGCTCTCATCTTCCTCTGTCTACTACCCTTCTAGTGCTTCCTCACAAATACACTTAATGAGAAACATGAAGGCAGATGCTATCTATCCCTGAGTGCAAAAATTAAGTTCCTAGTCTCTGGCAGAACTCACCTCGTTTTCCATCCTTGAAAGTCTGGTCAAAATTTATACATGAATCTCATACTTCGCTCtccagtaattttattttgctagTGTATACAGCTGCAGTGTACTTTTGCTCCTTTGCTTTACCCTAGTCCATTTCTTTTCATCCAAATATCTCAGAACACTCCATAAATACAACTTGAACTACAAAACTAGTAAGCCTTCTGTCCGATAGGAAAGACAATGACGTTATCATCTCTGTTTTATGAAAAGAGAAGCTGAAGTTCAGGGAGAGAAAAATTTTATAGGAAGAAATCTCTAGTCAATAAACTCTACATCCAAGACTTGGGATAATTTTAATGCTTGAAATGTACTTATCCAGGACACTTTTAATTTTTAGCTAAATTAAGACACTTGTGCAAGTCTATTAATTAgtagaattgtttaaaaaaatgactaCATTATATAGTTCTTTAATCATCTTAGAAACACCTGGAGCAGCTTAAGAAGTCATCATCAGGTCCCCCTGCCCCGCCAATGGCACTAATAGACCTTAAatgccctgaccagcctcaccggTCTGCCCCACCTCCTGCCCAGTGGTCCTCGGAAGGGAGGCCCCATCCTGGGCACCCAGGCCTGGCCTGAGCTACGCTGTAGCTGTGCAAGTCTGCAGACCTCCCTCTGTCTCCCGGGTGGACGTTGGACCTATGTCGTagtcctgcctcctgctgctcctgactgGACTCCTGGGGTGGGCCCTGAACCTAATTCATCACCTCGCCTTGTCTGGTGTGGTTGATGAAACCTGTTATCAGCACCCAACGCTGCCCACCCTGCTCAGGTCCTCTGGGTGTGACTGCGCCTCGGTCAGGGAGGacactgcccctgcctgccctgggctcACCCTTGCCCCCCAGCTTGTCCCCTGCTCTTTCTGCTTCCCGACACCCTCGTTCCCATTGCTAGGTCATTCTCATACTGGAAATGCTGGAAAAGATCTTGCGAGTGCTTCAGTGCAAAGCCAGCAAGCCACCTTGGTCCAAACCCTTTTCAATAGTGGTTTAAAAGCAGCCACTGACTTTGCAGCGAAGTGGCTGCCAAGCACTAACACAAGCCGCTGCGTTACCGCTCTCCAGACGAGCCAGTGTTGATCCGGGGTGAGAGTAAGTTACTGTGGGAATGCCATGCTGAATTCCCCTGATTACATCTGCTAAAGGATGACTGCAGTGGGAGACAGGAGAGTTACAGTTTAAAGTTCACTTTaataaaccaaaaatatttaaaatacaacttgCCCTATCTATGGTAAAGTTCCAAAAGATATTAATTACAGTTTATTAGCTTTTCCATAATGTTTCAAGCAAGTTCTTTCAAGCTGTCTACACTGAGTCATTTTTTGGAAATAAACATTTTGGATCTAACCCTAAgtgagaaattatttcagatttggTAATACAGACTGGGTTTTCAACTTCCTCCGTGAACAGGCATCTGGAACGAAAACGTGTCTAGAAAATTTTGGCCTGCCTGTTCAGCCTGCCCGGGCTTAGGCTGCTCTCAAAGCTGAAAACCTCACTGAGAGACAGGTTAGATTCCTCACGGGCTGCCCTTCCCCCACTGCCAAGAAGTAAACACGTATGTCTAAGGCTACATAAACTAATTAGACACCTAATCCTACCTTTGTCTGCATCTGGTATTGCCGAGAAAGATGAGAAGGAGCAGCAAGTAAGGGAGGAACAGACGGAAAGAGAACATCAGCTTGTCGGAGAAATGGGGGCCAATACACTGCTCGAGACATTAATTTTACACGAACTATAAGCATACCTCTCAAACCAATAAGACCCTAAAATAGCACATAGGTCTTcaaagggaggggagaaaggctCCCCAAAAGAGAGGTGCTGCACTTCCATTGACCATAAAAAAGTTCAGaggcaaattaataaaaaaagcaatagcTTCTTAATTACTGTATCAAGTTTGCGAGCAAAATGGCAAGCAGGGGAGTCCTGCCCGCTGCAGTCCTCCTGCCAGAGGAGCACACAGGGGTGCGCTCACCGTGAAACACAAGACACAAAGGTTGCATCAGCAAAGAACCCCTTCCCGATGGGTCCTCTCCCAAGGCTTAGGTGCCGCTACCATGCAACTGTGTGACACTACTGGCTTTCCTAAAACAACTTCTCATCACAACTTTTGTGAGCATCGCAAGACCTGGCCAGATAAGAGCCGGGGCCAGCAGCCTGAGATACAAAAGAGTTTGTTGACTTCTGCAACATTTTCTGCGACTTACAATTCAAGACGCAGAACACGCATCGCCTGTTTGTAGCAATAATTAATAGGAGATCATGGTAAACGTGCATTCAAAACGAGGCACAGATGTCtgacaaacactgaaaaaagaagcACTGAGAAGTTAGGAAGCTAGgttaaaaatgagaagaaacatgttttcttaAATCACCTCATTTGCCTTCTGGTACAAATACTTTCAGGATTCACACTGTCAAGCACTTCTCCCAACCACGAGAGcacatttgcttttgaaaaagaggaaaggtGGAGATTAATGGATGACAACTGATTTTAACAGGTGGGGCTCTGAGAAGAGGTAATAACTATTAGAAGGGCTTGCAACTCTTAAATCAGTAAGCAAAGAGATGCTGTGCTAGGCAAACAGGATTTAATTGACCTACAGTGATGACAGGCTTTAGTTTTTTCTCACAGATAATAACTGGTTGCAGAAAAGAAGATGCCTTAGGCCTTTAACCAAATTGGTCACCTTAAAGCTATGAAATGCCCCACCCACCACTAATTATTGCTATTATAACagtaacaatgaaataaaaaaggaacagctGTTATTCTTTGGCTGCTGCCTTGCCAGGGCTGGTATTTTGTTTGATATGGAGCAAAGAAAGAGTCTTAATCAACTTAAAATCGCCCTTTGTTCTGGAAAGCTTTTGCCATTATCTGAGTAAAACTCAAGTTTTGGCAAGTTGTGAAAACAACTCTGTGTTTCCAGTTTCCAGCGTTTGCACCTTACACAGTGTTTTGTGCATCTGTGGTGAAGGTTAAAACAGGGATTTGCTCATACTCTTATGTTATGTGATACCCCACAGTTGGGCTGTGGCTGTGACTGCCCCTGTAGGTGCCTTCTACGATCCCCGCCTGTTTATGTGGGTTTTCATGCGGCCAAAATAAGAGGCGACTGCTTTTAAACACAGTAACTAGGAACATCAGCAGGTGGTCTCAAAATCAGATGAGTCGCCTCTTACTAGTTCTATTTTTGAAACAACAAAATAGGTTTGATTCCGTGCCACCACGCTCGGTGAGATAAGAAAGCGGAGCATCACGATCGGCCATCTGTTCAATGCACAGCCGGAAAGCATTCACCTTCACCCAGCCGAGGGCCCTGAGGACCGCCTGCCAGGAGCCAGGGGAGCCCTGAATCTGGGCTAATTGAAGGGATCTGCAGCCAGCTATCTTCATATTTAATAGGGATGTACTGCTGAATGGAAATTACAAGCAAATTACAGATTCCGGCATGTCATGGTCTAGCCAGACCCAAACAAAAGCACGTGGTGATAAGGACAGAGCGCTACACGCTGGGACCTGTGGTCTCCATGGACCTCACTGCTTTATTAAAGAGTTGCTGATAAGCTACGATGTACTACAAAACTCTACATCTTTCCTAGAAACTATCCTTTCTTCAGTTGTGTTTATAATGCCTTTTATAATTTCCAGctcttctgtttggttttatatgGGTGTAAGAAGGTTTCTTTCTCTTCAAATCAAACCATAGGGCCTCACTGTTCCTAACTCAAAGTCTCCCTAATGCTGCTAATCTCATATTAACAGCCTACTGACACAGAAGAGTCCACAAAAAAGACTGATTGCCAGCTCTCTGGCCCTGTGACCGTGTGCTGGTCAGATCTGGATTAATACTTGAGGCGATTTACCTCAGGAAGCCTTGTTACAGGTGCCTGTAACTCTAAACTCTCCTTGAACTgcctggcaggagagggaggaggggaaccTGTGAACTCACAGCTGATGCAGACACAAACAAGGCCCCTCTGAAActcacttttcttttcctatagAAAATCAGGATGACAGCAGCAAAAAAATCCTTGATTTTAGATAAAGGGTGAGGAGCTGGGCATCAACATCCCACCCAGGACACAAAATCCACTGCGATGCTCCCTCTTACTACGTGTCAGTGGCAGCAAGTTTGCTTGACTTTAGTTTTTCTGGTTACTAGAAATGGTTATCCAGGAGCAGAGGCAAACACGCCGATTTCCTGCAGCATTTGTGTAGCAGTATAGTCCTGCAGTGTAGGCTAATTCAGGTACAAGAGTGACtctttcagctttaaaaacagtttaagctGTTCACATTTaaggaaagatggaaaaacagCATCATTCTTATTTGGCAACGAGCGTCCATGTGAAAGTTTGGTTCACCAGCCTGAACGGCCTCCGGCTCCtctccagggctgggctgcaccTCCTACATTCGCAGCACTGTGCTGTGCGGACTCTGCTGCTCCATGACCCTACATAGTAGGAGGAGGGTGCTGGGATGACGGATCAGGCTGACCAGCTGCGCTTGACGTCACCCAGCAGAAGAGAGTCCACGCGCTGCATCTGGGCTGCACAAGGAATATGCCCAACTGCCGGGGAGAGAAACAGAGGCAGGAGCCGATGCTGCCCGCGACCAGGTCAACCTCTGAGGCTTTGCGTGTGCCCAAGTCTGGAGCTAGAGCATCTCTCATCTCCACTAAGATGATTCTATTTCAGAATGATTTAATTTTGCTTGTTAACAAATTGCCAATAAAATAGGTAATTGTTTCTAGCCTGAAGTTAAACAATCCTGTTACTGAATTACTATTATTTGCAGGTCAGAGAGCTGCAAGAGGTTTGGCCTTTGAGGCACCACACTGTCCCCTCTAGGAAGAGGGGTGAAGTACAAAAACATTCTACCATGCcttacagagaaattaattttacctATAATTGTTGTTATTACAAGGCTGCTTGTTCCACTTTGGCTTCCTAAACAACCACACTGCAATTCATACAGATCTGTTCAGAGCAACTCCTGCCTCTCCCTGACCCTTCCCTGCCTCTAACATAACTGCACAAGTGTTGCAGCTCGCGTATCTTTCCATCCATAGATGCTCCATAATAAGGAGCACCTGCAGGGAAACAGGATCTGACTCACTCTGCAgtagctgctcctgctgctcactTCCCCACCTGAAACAACAGTCCCCTGTTTCAAAAGTCGCCTCCATcactgcagcagccagctccAACATCACCAGTGCAATGCTGTGCTGCCCTTCTGAGGGACAGAATATTCTTGGCTGCTCCCCACGAAAGAAATTCTTGAACAGTATCTTTGCATCGCAAACTTACCTTGTTTTTGTGCTGTCTCGCTGCTTTTCTGAGTCTCAGTGGGGAGTATCCAGCCAGTGTGAGTCTTTTAAAATTGATTCCTTATCCATATTTGGCAATTTGTGCTGGGCGCTAGCTGGTACGAGGCATGTTCTTCCCACAGTGCACTTTGGGACTTGTAGTTCCCAAAAAGGAATGTTGTTTTCCAAATTGCAAGCACCAAGCAACAGAAACAGAAGCCTGACACGCCTTTACCTCCGCCTTTGCTTAGCTGCTGGGCCCTTCCtcttaaaatgtttctgtgctgtgtttttgcCTTAACCAGCCTGAATCCTCCAGGAACATCTTCCACAGTTAACGGCACGGCGTGCAAACCCCGTGGGTGCACAGCAATgtgaaagctgctgctgcagagtgcTCCTGCCGCTACTGTGAGGGGCAGGTGCATGCTCTTGTCTCCTGGAAACAGCTACTTAGAAAAAGAGAGTTATGATCAAGTTTTTAATCATACTCTCCACGCTTTCTTCCCTGCTTCCAACACTGAAATAGCATAGAAACTCCCctttaaaagatgcatttcaCTTTTTAACACGTGCTGCattagcatattttatttttctaattacatAATCATAGTGAGGAGTCAGCATTACAAAATAAATCAATCCTGCCTCTCCTGTAGAGATTAATTTCTAAAGAGAGTTTGCACGACTGCCGTAATTATCTTGTAACCAAGACACCCTATTGTTTTTAAGTAACAACTGAAGAAGAATGTGAATCGTTGCCTGTAGGGTACTGATGGAGACAATGTTATTACGCCCGAACTCCAGTTCCTTTCATAGCGCAATCTGCTTAAAACCGCGGACACGGGGTGACTGAGGAAAAGGCcccggaggaagaggaggccgGGAGCGGAGGGCACCCATCATCCCGCCCAGGAGCCTGCTGGAGCAGCGGGGGAGCGCTCCCCCTTGACTACCCGCCCCAATCCTCGTCTCCTGCCGGCTGGCCGCGGTGAGCAAAGCCGCAGGACCGCAGCCGTGCTGCCttgctccgaagcggcctcctcCGGGGCCCATTGCTCGGCAGGGACACGCTTGGGGCTGGGCTGacgcccggcggccgcgggggtaACGGCAGCGGCCGCTGCGGGGCCCCGACCCGCCTGCTAACGAGGGCAGCCGAGGCGGAGAGCGCTGGCTTGGCCGCTTCCCCTCACAGCCACACGAGTGAGAAACTGAAGAGGTTTTTGGCACGGACCGGCACCGagccccggcacggcacggcacggcacggcacggcacggcacggcacggcacggctgaAAGCGCCGTGATCCCACAGCCTGCGGCCGCAGCTTCTCGGAGGGCCCCCGGAGACCCCGCTCTTAACCACCGATCCTCGCAAAACCAGCTCTGCCGCCGCCCCGACTGCGGGCGGGACGGCCCCCGAGGAGCCGCCGCTGACTCCGCCTCGCCCCGGCGGCCGTTGATCCcggctccctcctgccacccctaGACTACATGACCCCCATcggcccgcggggcggggagAAGATGTCCGCTGGGGCGGCCCTTCCGCTGCCAGCAGGCGGTGGCGCGGGCGTGCCCTGACGGCCTTCCGGAgccttcagctcctgctgctgcctgcctgagcGGAGCCGAGCCGCGCCCCCGAGGGGGCAGTGGCGGCgctggagccggagccggagccgggcgggcggcgggcggcggggcgcggggaggacGGTGGCAGCAGTAGCCCCCCTCCCGGcagccctcccgccgccgccatgaGGAGCGAGCCTCTGGCCTGGCCCCCGGTCTCGGCCCAGGCGGCCtcgctgctggaggaggcggcggatCTGCTGGTGCTGCACCGGGACTTCGCTGCCGCCGTGGAGAGGTGTGAGGCGGGCTGCGACAGCCTGGGCCCCgggaccggccccggccccgagagGTGCGAGCGGGTGCCGGGCGTGCGGAGCGGGGACAGGGCGGCGCTGGGAAGTGGCTCGGTGTCGCATCAGCTAAATGCCGGCCGTGTCCGTTTGGGgcgttatttttttaatagagggCTTTTGGGGTTTAATAAactctgggtttttcttttttggcgGGGGGTTAGGATATGGGTTTGAATATAAACATCTGTGTGAATGGCAGTAGCACCGGTGGTTCTTGCCGTGGTTTTGCTTAGCTTTTTGTTAATTATCTAAATAAACGGAGGGTGGCGCTTGTTTGCTAAAAAGGGAGTTGGTAACCGTTTAAAACCGGGCTCGGCTTGGGCCGCTGTGTGATAGCGGCCTGTCTCTATTCACATGTCTCGCATGAAGGGATCTGTGCGTGTTTGAGGGAAGCGAGGTGTGCCCAGGAGCCTTCCTCGCGTCCTCCTAGAGACGCAGCCTCTGTGCATCTTCTCGGGGGGTTGAATTTGCCTTTTTATCGGGGGCGAAGGgtaggaggagagggaaaggaggggaagcgGCTGTTGGAGAACTGTAGAGCACCTAGGCTCGGCTGCGGCTTGCGGGAAGGGAGGCAAGGGGAGGTGTAAGAAGTGCTTATTTAGGTGTCTCTTCATTACCAGTTCTGCAGAAGTGAAATGCTCCCTTTGTGTTGTGGGGATTCAGGCACTGGCTGAGATGAACCGGTGGAGAGAAGTTCTGTCTTGGGTCCTACAGTATTACCATGTCCCCGAACATCTGCCTCCAAAAGTTCTGGAGCTGTGGTGAGTTTCTGTCTGTGCCTGTCAGATACAGAAGGGCTTGCATGCATTAGGTTTAATAGCAGGCCAGACTTGAATATTGTGTGATATTTTTACTTTGCGCGGTGTAAGTGAGGATGAAAGTGGAACCTGGGACAGGCCTGTTCTTGACCTGTGTGTGCAGGCCAGCAGATTGCTTTATGGTGAAAAAGTACAAAAGGGGTGATGCTGAGAAAGTAACATCAGTGGCTACACCTATTGTCCGCCTCAGaaatctgtgtttcaagtgtAGACCCTGATACATGTCTTCATGATAGCTACTTTTGGGTAGTAATTGTCAGTGGTCTCAACTTTTACAAAGAGTTAgtgttttctaatatttcttccttctgtttcagtATCCTGTTATACAGCAAAGTGAGAGagccccaggtgatgctggagGTTGGCAGTAGCTGGCTGAGAGATCAAACCAATAAGAGCCTCCCTGAGTACGGTTCATTGCTGGAGCTCTATGTGTTGCATGTGTTGCTTCCGCTTGGCCGGTTTGAGGGGGCAGAAGAGCTTGTACGCGGCTGTGATGTTTTTGACAGTGAGCAGCAGCTAGCATTTCTCGGGACCATTTGTGAAAGCCGATGTCGGTGGACTCAACAGGAAGAGATGCACTCggctgctgaagagcagcaagATGCAGCAACAGAAACTGTTTTGGGTAGGCTTTCCCCCTGTTGTTTGCGCtcctttttcataattttatttcaagttaGTTGGTCCCTTACTAACACAGGAAAGCAAGTATTAACTATGTATTAAGAATACTGTCATGACAAACCAGCCATGAGGAAGTCCTGTTGTGTTTCACAGCCACGAGGAACTCCTGGTGTGTATCACAGAAGGAAATGGAAGTGATCCATTTGCTGACAATTACAAAGCGTATGTAGTCTCTGCCGATGTCAAGAGATGAGAATTATTTTCCAGGTTCAAAAGCACTTCAGaataaatgttttggttttttttaaaggtacaaaAGGGAAACTAAAACTACCTAGCAATCCTTTAAGGGTACATTTTGTTGGCTCTGTGTACTCTCTGCTTTGTCTCCATTTACAGTCGAGCCCATGTAGAACAATGCATG
This genomic interval from Calonectris borealis chromosome 1, bCalBor7.hap1.2, whole genome shotgun sequence contains the following:
- the PEX26 gene encoding peroxisome assembly protein 26, yielding MRSEPLAWPPVSAQAASLLEEAADLLVLHRDFAAAVERCEAGCDSLGPGTGPGPESSAEVKCSLCVVGIQALAEMNRWREVLSWVLQYYHVPEHLPPKVLELCILLYSKVREPQVMLEVGSSWLRDQTNKSLPEYGSLLELYVLHVLLPLGRFEGAEELVRGCDVFDSEQQLAFLGTICESRCRWTQQEEMHSAAEEQQDAATETVLGALSRKLLTMLTLLRRALRSMSSHFYLLPYKKMLLATFLLYLVVVRLDPASPTSLPFIYKLVQLFRQAWAAVFSPMHRPPIQD